From a region of the Candidatus Brocadia sp. genome:
- a CDS encoding cytochrome b N-terminal domain-containing protein, giving the protein MGGITFFIFLFETITGILLMFYYVPDVNRAYADIVDLMYVVPFGRFLRNSHRWGAHAMVITVSIHMFRVFLTGSYKPPRQFNWVVGVILLVLTFLLSFTGYLLPWDQLGYWAITVGTNMARATPFLGHEGPFSYILGMRADNDVRFALLGGTSIDAPALLRAYVWHCIAIPLMASALMMVHFWRVRKDGGISGPL; this is encoded by the coding sequence ATGGGGGGGATAACATTTTTTATATTCCTGTTTGAAACAATAACAGGTATTCTTTTAATGTTTTATTACGTCCCCGATGTGAACAGGGCATATGCAGATATCGTTGATTTAATGTATGTAGTGCCGTTTGGAAGGTTTTTGAGAAATTCTCACCGATGGGGCGCTCACGCAATGGTTATTACCGTAAGCATTCATATGTTTCGGGTATTTTTAACCGGTTCGTATAAACCGCCAAGGCAGTTCAATTGGGTGGTGGGTGTCATTTTGCTGGTTCTCACATTTTTATTAAGTTTTACCGGCTACTTGTTGCCTTGGGATCAGTTAGGCTATTGGGCTATTACCGTAGGCACCAATATGGCGCGTGCAACGCCTTTTTTAGGCCATGAAGGACCGTTTTCGTATATTCTGGGGATGAGAGCGGATAATGACGTTCGCTTCGCCCTATTAGGTGGAACGTCAATTGATGCTCCGGCATTGCTCAGGGCTTATGTATGGCACTGTATTGCAATACCGTTGATGGCATCAGCGCTTATGATGGTGCATTTCTGGAGAGTGCGCAAAGACGGTGGGATTTCCGGTCCTTTATAA